A segment of the Fusobacterium ulcerans genome:
ACGCTGTCAGTAGTCTTATTTACAACTATTTCTCCTTTTAATGGCTTTAGTTCATCTATCATTTCAGCTTCAACTGAGTCTACATGAAGAAATATACCATTCCACCCCTCAGTTTTTTGAACAGGAGCTCTGTCATCTCCCTTCGGATGAAGACATGCAATACGCCCAAAAGTTACATACATATCGTTTTTTCTAAAAAAATCTAATAATTTTACTGTATTGGGAATTACTATATCATCTAGCCTATCATGAAAAGGAAGCCATCTTTCCCAATCTCCTCTTTCTTTATACACTATTGCTTCCCCTATCTCTCTTGATACAAACTCTTTCTGCATATCTACAATTAACAGAGCTGTTTTCTTAGGGGTTAAAACAATGTCAGGAATTTCTTCCATATCTTGATAATAGAATGACAGATACTTTTTGTTAACTTTCATAAATCTCCTCCTAAATATATTTATTTTTTCCTGATGTTAAAAGCTATATAGATATTAGTTCACTGGCAGAAAAATATGGACAGCTGTTCCTGAACCTTTTATACTTGAGATTTCAATATCTCCATTCATATTTTCTAAGATTTTCTTAGTAATCCACAATCCCAAACCTGTATTTAAAGAATCTGAAGACGTTGTAACAAAAGGGTCAAATATAGTGGCTTTAATCTTATCATCAATTCCAGGTCCATCATCAATAATTGATACAACAATATATTTTTTCCGGTTTCTCATTATATTTTTTCCTTCTATTAATAAATTCCCTCCATTCTTTAGTGCTGTTAATGCATTAGTGAAGATATTTAAAAATACCTGTTTAATTGGCTCAACTTTTCCCTTATAGATAAATGGAGAGTGAGAAAAGTTTCTTTCTATTTTTACATTTATACGAGAACTTTCTTTTCTTGAAATAAATATTATCTGTTCTATTAATTTTTCTATATCAATTTCCCTCTCTTCCAGCTTGGAAATTCTTGAATAGTCAAGAAGATTCATTATTATTTCTTCAGCTTCAGACAATGTTTCATTTATTATATTGAGCTGGTTTTCTATTTTTTTATTTTCTATATTTTTCATATAATTTCTCAGTAAATATACAGAACCCTTTATAACAGCAATTGGAGTTTTTAATTCATGGGCAATAGCTGAAGACAGCTGCCCTATTCCTGCCATTTTTTCTTTTTGAGAAAGTTCTTTTTCTATAATAATTCTTTCAGTTATATCATAGCTGTATACTACAACTTCTCTTGAATTTTTTTCTTTTCCATTAATTGGATAATAGGATATTTCAAATATTTTATCTTTTATTGGAATGATGGAGATATCTTCTCTTCCTTCTTCCATAACTTTTTTTAATTTGCACTCTGGACAGATACAGCTTTGGGCAGCAATCACATCATAGCATTTTTTCCCTACAACCTCTGTCAGGCTTTTTCCTATTAACTGAAGTCCTTTTTCATTGAGCAAAATTATTCTACATTCACTATCAACAATCATTAGAAGTCCGCCTATACTATTAAATATCGTTTTTATTTCTGTGTTTTTCTGTATAAGTTCATCAATATATGCCTTTATACTCAAGCTCATTGAATCAAATGCCATAGACAATTCATTGATCTCATCATAATAGAAATCACTTGCATTTATTTCATAATTACCTTCTGATATTTTTCTCGCTCTTCCTACTAGAGAAAGAACTGGTTTTGAATAATTTTTCAATAAAAAATATGTAAAAAAGAAAAGAAGTATGATAGATAACCCTACTAGATAGAGCAATGACTTCCATGTAAAAATTTTAATTGAAGCAAATTCATTCTGATCAACTTCTACTGCTATTTTCCAAGGGAGCCCCTCTATTGAAGAATATACTATTACATTTTCTGTACTTCCATCTTTGTATCTAACTACTCCGCTCTTGTCTCTTACTACTTTTTCCAGAGCTTTCTTGTATTCAGGACTTAGATTTGTATCCTTTATTATATTGATTCGAGCCAGATCCCCTTTAGTTTTAGAAGAAAGAGGAACCCCAGGATGATATATGATTTCCCCTGAATTATATAAAAGAAAAGAAATTCCTGACTTTCCAAGTCTGAAGTCTTCCATAAAATCTTTTTGAATAGTTTCAAAATTTACATCTATACTTGTAAAACCAATTACCTCATCATTTACATATATCGGATGAGTGCAGGTAATACACCAGCCAGTTCCCATAAAATCAAGATATGGTTCTGACCATATTGATTTTTTGCTGGAACTCTGCTTCAATGCCTCTATATAAAATGGGTCATTCAACTGCATATGTTCTGAAGAATACATATTCATTTCAGAATAAGGATAAACCCTTAAAAATCCATTAAGCATTGGAATAGCTTGCCATGATATGTATGGAATATTTTTAGCAGCCTGCCTAAATTGAACATCTAATTTTTCTGACTGCATAATCATTGAAATCATTTTTTCATCAATTTTCTGATTTTTAGGCAGAAAAACAGATGAACCTTTTTCAAGTCTATTTTTATCTTTCCTGACTAAAACTCCTCTTTCAGATGTATAATACTCATCAGATAATTTTGTAATCTCTTCATCTTCTAAATAATTTTCTGTCCATCTAGCAAGATTTTCTGCTTCATTTTCAATTCTTTCTATAACTAGAGATATTAATTGAGATTTCTCTCTCGCAATTTCATTTAGCGTGTCTTCCAGATTTTCATTTGATTGCTTTCTATCCTGCTGAAATAAAAAATAACTAAATAATATGACAGATATTAAATGAAACAAAATAAATAAAAATAACATTTGCGAAACAAAAGAACGCCTCTTAAGCTTTTTCATAATTTCCTTCCTCAATCTTTATATAGTAGTATATAAGCAAAAAATATGCCAAGATAACAATCTATCCAATTTTCAATATAAAAACTAAAAAAGTATGCAAAATATATTGCATACTTCTTTTAAATTATTTTCTTCCCACAGCTGTATAATTTTTTTCCTATCCCAGGTCAAGATATGTTACACTCTCTTATTTTTAATTCTTTAATCTTTAACTGCAAAGTTTTTCTTGAAATTTTCAGTATCTCAGCAGTTTTAGAAATATTCCAATTATTTTCCTCTAATTTTTTTAAAAGAAAATTGTTTTAATATTTCCATTTTTATAGTAATATTTCCATTCTCCTGTTTGTTCTCCTATTTCCAATATCTCGGCATCTTTTCCACCAAAATTTCCTTCCATCTCAAGACTTCCATCCTCATGAAAATATCTCCATTTATTTATCCTATATCCTTTCCAAATAGTTCCTTCATATTTTAAATTCCCATTTGGATAAAGTTCTCTTGTAGGCTCTTCTTTGAAAATATATTCTTCCTTCTCTTCTTGCATTGGAATACCATCATTTATATCTCTGATTTCTATAAACTTATATCCTTTTAAATCACTCTTTTCTATATATTTTTTAAAATTTTCATTACAATAGATTCCTAAAATAGCACGTTTGAAGTTTCCAACCTCTCTAGCTCTAAAAATATCATTATCTTTTATTTTTGAAAAATCAAGCATATATTGGTCATCTATTTCAGGAGATCCTTTTACATAACATTCTTCACTTTCCATTACATTCATAATATACAATGGAATATTTTTATAATAAACTTCTATATATTCAATATTTTTATCCTTATATTTTTTTTGAATATACTCTTTTGCTTTTTCTGATAATAGTATTGTTTCTCCAAATCCTGCAATATACATCATATCTGGTAATTCAGAAATTTTATCTTCTGTCATTAAATTAATATATATTTTCAAATCACCTATTGACATGTTTCTTCTTTCTCTCATTTTTATTTCCTCCATTAGAGAAAAGTCATTAATATCAATCCAATTTAAAAAATCTACTATTTCTTCTTTTGTAAATTTAGAATTTTCTATTTTAAAATTTTCTTTTGCTCCAAATACAGGTTCATTATTATCAAAACTAAAATCAATTTTATATACTTTCATTTAATTTCCTCCTTATTATTTTGCATTATTTATTTTTAACTTCCCTGTTTGCAAATCATTTTTTATATCATCTATGGCCTTTACTACTTTTTCAGTTATAACCATTATATTCTTATCTTCTACTTTAGGAGGTTCATTTACAAGAGTTCCTGTATCTGGTAAATCTTTAGTTCCTCCATCATGAGCTGTATTTGTCACTGGTGGAATTGGTGGCGTTCCTGGGGACTCATGAATATCTTTATCATGTAACTCTTCTGGCTTTTTTCCAACAAGGATAGGAGGCAATTTAAATTCATCAGGTATCTCCCCTGGAAATGTTAATGTTCCTATCCCCTCTTCAGCCCCTATTATAATATTTTGTTTTGCTAAAAAGGCTTCCATATAAATTTGATGAAATTCAGCATAGGCTATTCCTTTATCTTTAACAGATTCCCATTCCTTCTTTAGCTCTTCTTGAAATTTATTCCAAGTTTCTTTATTTTCTTCAGAGTTTTGTATATAATAATATCCTCCAATAAGTACTACTCCACCTACTAATACTGGAAGCGGAACTGGAACAGCAAATTTTTCCTTATATTCGTCAGGAATTTTATTTTGAAGTTCTATTGCCTTCTCTCCATTTGGTAAGTCTTTATATTTATCTTTCAATTTTTCAAGTTGGCTGTTGTATTCTCCATTTGTTTCACTTGTATTTATAACTACATTTATTTTTTTCTCTATATTTCCTGCTGTTTTTTCATCTTTATCATAAGTATTAAAGTGCCCTAGTTCATGTCCTAATTTGCTTAAAACATCAGAACTATTTAAATCTTCTTTTGTTATAAATATACGTTCATTACCATCATATCTACTATCTACTACCTCTGTTTTTGAACCTATTATCACCTCAGGCATTTTCCCTTCATACTTTCTATCTTTTAAGAAACCAGCGATTAATTCATTAACTACATTTCTTTTATCTATATCAGATAAATTAGGATCTCCTAACATTGCTAGATATTCTTTTTGATTAACTGCATATTTATTAAATAGATTTCCACTGCTGTTGCATTTATATCTTGTCTCTTATCCTGTCCTCCTGTTACTATTGATAAGTTTGGAACTCCTGTTCCTTTTATGGTGATTCCTCCACCACTTACCTTATTTGTCTCTTTATCTTTTAAATGCTCTACTGTTATATTTTCAGCCTTTACTATCAGTTTAAAAGCTATATTTTATTAACATTTGCCTTAAATCTTCAGGAAAATCTTCTGCCCATCCTCTATATAAAGTTTCTTGATCAGTTCCCTTTATATTATTATATTTAATAGTTAAATAAGTTTTCTTGAACAAAATTGGAGGTATTTTCGTTTTAGGTTTTATTATATTGCCCTCTTTATCTAATATCTCTATTTCTCCTATATCTATTATTAAGTCATTATCTTTTGTATTTCGTATATCTATTGGTGGTTCAAAAGGATAAACTAGTCCATCTTTAGAATTAAGTGGATCAATTTTTATTTGCTCTTTAGAAATAATATATTCCTTTCCGTTTATTATAAATTTAATATCATTGTAAAATTTGATATAATGATTTTTAAATCTATTTTCTTTTGTAGGTGCTTCAAGTTGATAATAATGATTAAACATAATTCCATATAATTGATAAATTTTATCTTTAGGAATTCCTATTCTATTTACTTTCCCATCTTCTATTATTCCATAAGCTCTATTTGCATAAATATATGTTGTTATTTTAGGTTTTGCTTCTAATTTTATGTAACTACAAAATATTAAAAGAAGTAATATTAAGTTTAAATTCCTATTTTTCATTTTTTGCATTATTTTATCTAATACATTCTTTCCTTTTTGAACTTTTGTTTGTTCAGTAGGTTCTAGTGCTTGACCTTTTGTGTATCCACTATGATAATCCATAAAATTTTTATTCTCTAATTTTAAAATAGCCTCATCTGTTTCCACATTCCCAGGATTTCCTCCAACTAATGTTCCTACTAAATCATTTATATCAACTCTTTGATCTATATTAGCCATATTTCCATTTTCTTTCATATAGTTTTTAAAATCTTCAACTGGTAATGCTGATCCACTCAATATAATAGTATTAGTTTTTATTTTCCAGTTAATTTTGTTAAATATTTTTTAATATCTTAATAAGTAGCCTAAAATTTTCTTAGGCTACCTATAAAATATTAATTATCTATTTTTCCAAGGAAGTGTTTTTTCTTCTATTGTTAAATCATCTGCATTTTCTGTTACATAGTTG
Coding sequences within it:
- a CDS encoding helix-turn-helix domain-containing protein, whose protein sequence is MSKTAEILKISRKTLQLKIKELKIRECNIS
- a CDS encoding ATP-binding protein encodes the protein MKKLKRRSFVSQMLFLFILFHLISVILFSYFLFQQDRKQSNENLEDTLNEIAREKSQLISLVIERIENEAENLARWTENYLEDEEITKLSDEYYTSERGVLVRKDKNRLEKGSSVFLPKNQKIDEKMISMIMQSEKLDVQFRQAAKNIPYISWQAIPMLNGFLRVYPYSEMNMYSSEHMQLNDPFYIEALKQSSSKKSIWSEPYLDFMGTGWCITCTHPIYVNDEVIGFTSIDVNFETIQKDFMEDFRLGKSGISFLLYNSGEIIYHPGVPLSSKTKGDLARINIIKDTNLSPEYKKALEKVVRDKSGVVRYKDGSTENVIVYSSIEGLPWKIAVEVDQNEFASIKIFTWKSLLYLVGLSIILLFFFTYFLLKNYSKPVLSLVGRARKISEGNYEINASDFYYDEINELSMAFDSMSLSIKAYIDELIQKNTEIKTIFNSIGGLLMIVDSECRIILLNEKGLQLIGKSLTEVVGKKCYDVIAAQSCICPECKLKKVMEEGREDISIIPIKDKIFEISYYPINGKEKNSREVVVYSYDITERIIIEKELSQKEKMAGIGQLSSAIAHELKTPIAVIKGSVYLLRNYMKNIENKKIENQLNIINETLSEAEEIIMNLLDYSRISKLEEREIDIEKLIEQIIFISRKESSRINVKIERNFSHSPFIYKGKVEPIKQVFLNIFTNALTALKNGGNLLIEGKNIMRNRKKYIVVSIIDDGPGIDDKIKATIFDPFVTTSSDSLNTGLGLWITKKILENMNGDIEISSIKGSGTAVHIFLPVN
- a CDS encoding cysteine hydrolase family protein translates to MKVNKKYLSFYYQDMEEIPDIVLTPKKTALLIVDMQKEFVSREIGEAIVYKERGDWERWLPFHDRLDDIVIPNTVKLLDFFRKNDMYVTFGRIACLHPKGDDRAPVQKTEGWNGIFLHVDSVEAEMIDELKPLKGEIVVNKTTDSVLNSTSYERMLCNMGVETVVVTGIVTDQCVAGTVRSLADAGFKVICVEDCCAAPDIKLHDDELRIMNIIYCNVLSTDETLEVLQKNM
- a CDS encoding toxin-antitoxin system YwqK family antitoxin; this translates as MKVYKIDFSFDNNEPVFGAKENFKIENSKFTKEEIVDFLNWIDINDFSLMEEIKMRERRNMSIGDLKIYINLMTEDKISELPDMMYIAGFGETILLSEKAKEYIQKKYKDKNIEYIEVYYKNIPLYIMNVMESEECYVKGSPEIDDQYMLDFSKIKDNDIFRAREVGNFKRAILGIYCNENFKKYIEKSDLKGYKFIEIRDINDGIPMQEEKEEYIFKEEPTRELYPNGNLKYEGTIWKGYRINKWRYFHEDGSLEMEGNFGGKDAEILEIGEQTGEWKYYYKNGNIKTIFF